Proteins encoded in a region of the Pseudomonadales bacterium genome:
- a CDS encoding DUF2505 domain-containing protein — protein MYYTKEQAVTITHHFEQDADEVFAAMTNAEWLQQRCADLGEKNISCEVEEQGRKTSVNLTRTVKRDLPKVLAAMFNAENTLNMKELWETVGSTHMGSYSVDVVGQPVVLSARFKLKPNADGGCDYSIDYQCKASIPLVGKKVEEFIISQTANGLEQEINWLKKKLSSK, from the coding sequence ATGTATTACACAAAGGAGCAGGCAGTGACGATTACCCATCATTTTGAGCAGGATGCCGACGAAGTTTTTGCCGCCATGACCAATGCCGAATGGCTGCAACAGCGCTGTGCGGATTTGGGTGAGAAAAATATTAGTTGTGAGGTAGAAGAACAGGGTCGCAAAACCAGTGTGAACCTGACGCGCACGGTAAAACGCGATTTACCTAAAGTGCTGGCGGCAATGTTTAACGCCGAAAATACGCTCAACATGAAAGAGTTGTGGGAGACCGTGGGCAGTACGCACATGGGAAGCTATAGCGTGGATGTAGTCGGGCAGCCCGTGGTGTTGTCCGCACGCTTTAAATTGAAGCCCAATGCCGATGGCGGCTGTGATTACAGCATCGACTATCAATGCAAGGCGAGCATTCCCTTGGTGGGTAAAAAAGTGGAGGAGTTTATTATTTCGCAAACAGCGAATGGTTTGGAGCAAGAAATTAACTGGTTGAAGAAAAAACTTAGCAGTAAATGA
- a CDS encoding class I SAM-dependent methyltransferase, translating to MELVEYQLMDALEQEFWWYRGLHAVIAERLLQLNLPAQDKVLDAGCGTGGVLAHWQKIASQYTYAGLEWHSDAAAMAEKKTSLPIVRGSVNAMPYADGEFAAIFSQDVICHRNVDEAAMLRECHRCLQSGGHLLLNVAAYQWMTSAHDVHVHADRRYTTTRLRQLLHENGFEVVDAGYWNSLLFPLMVLHRMTVGKNKTESDVAPIPAWQNNLFYKILDSERRWRLRLPFGGSAWIHGRKR from the coding sequence GTGGAATTAGTCGAATACCAGTTAATGGATGCACTGGAACAAGAGTTCTGGTGGTATCGCGGTTTACATGCAGTCATTGCTGAACGCTTGCTGCAATTAAATTTACCCGCGCAAGACAAAGTATTGGATGCGGGTTGCGGCACTGGCGGCGTGTTGGCGCATTGGCAAAAAATTGCATCGCAATATACCTACGCTGGTTTGGAATGGCACAGCGATGCCGCCGCGATGGCGGAGAAAAAAACCAGCTTGCCGATTGTGCGCGGCAGCGTGAACGCGATGCCTTATGCCGATGGTGAATTTGCTGCGATTTTTTCGCAGGATGTGATCTGTCATCGCAATGTTGATGAAGCGGCGATGCTGCGCGAGTGTCATCGCTGCCTGCAATCCGGCGGGCATTTGTTGTTGAATGTGGCGGCTTATCAATGGATGACTTCGGCACACGATGTGCATGTGCACGCCGATCGTCGTTACACCACAACAAGACTGCGCCAGTTATTGCATGAAAACGGTTTTGAAGTGGTCGATGCAGGTTATTGGAACAGTTTGTTGTTTCCCTTGATGGTTTTGCACCGCATGACAGTTGGAAAAAATAAAACCGAAAGCGATGTAGCGCCCATACCTGCGTGGCAAAATAATTTGTTCTATAAAATTCTTGATAGCGAACGCCGTTGGCGCTTGCGTCTGCCGTTTGGCGGCTCCGCTTGGATACACGGGAGAAAACGGTGA
- a CDS encoding glycosyltransferase family 2 protein, protein MSYTEISGEKTVFDFALSIVVPVYNGASSIGVLVDALAKLEVEGGLEIVLVNDGSPDNSLAVCRELCQKNAVALTVVNLSRNFGEHNAVMAGYTHARGEYIINMDDDLQNPPEEVVNLWRHAHTHQYDAVYTFYEEKQHESWRNLGSKLTNWCADWVIDKPKGLYLSSFRCVSAFLAQKIVEHHGPFPYVDGLIFQITRNVGTLAVQHLPRANGESNYTLTRLMRLFLSMLLNFSVVPLRIGTLIGVLLSGAGLLGLLVILIEAMFADVPRGWASMMAGVLTLTGVQLMMLGVIGEYLGRMFLTINKKPQFVVRDIERNAKAKHGA, encoded by the coding sequence GTGAGTTACACAGAAATCAGCGGCGAGAAAACCGTGTTTGATTTTGCGTTGTCTATTGTTGTGCCTGTGTATAACGGCGCGAGCTCCATTGGTGTGTTGGTGGATGCGCTGGCAAAATTAGAAGTGGAAGGCGGTTTGGAAATTGTGCTGGTCAATGATGGCAGCCCAGACAATTCACTTGCCGTGTGTCGCGAGCTTTGCCAAAAAAATGCTGTGGCATTGACGGTTGTGAATCTCTCCCGAAATTTTGGCGAACACAATGCAGTGATGGCGGGCTACACGCATGCGCGCGGTGAATACATCATCAATATGGATGATGATTTGCAAAATCCACCGGAAGAAGTCGTTAATTTATGGCGGCACGCACATACGCATCAATATGATGCTGTGTACACTTTTTATGAAGAAAAGCAGCACGAGAGTTGGCGCAATCTCGGCAGCAAGTTAACTAACTGGTGTGCCGATTGGGTAATCGATAAGCCAAAGGGTTTATACCTCTCCAGCTTTCGCTGCGTGAGCGCATTTCTCGCGCAAAAAATTGTCGAACACCATGGCCCTTTCCCGTATGTAGACGGTTTAATTTTTCAAATCACACGCAATGTCGGTACGCTGGCAGTGCAACATTTACCGCGCGCCAATGGTGAAAGTAACTATACTTTGACGCGTTTAATGCGTTTATTTTTGTCCATGCTGCTCAACTTTTCTGTCGTACCTTTACGCATTGGAACGCTGATTGGTGTGTTGTTGTCTGGTGCGGGTTTGTTGGGTCTGCTGGTTATTTTGATCGAAGCGATGTTTGCGGATGTGCCGCGCGGTTGGGCTTCGATGATGGCGGGTGTACTGACATTAACCGGCGTGCAGTTGATGATGCTCGGTGTGATCGGTGAATACCTCGGCCGTATGTTTCTCACCATCAATAAAAAACCGCAATTCGTGGTGCGCGATATAGAGCGCAACGCCAAGGCCAAACACGGCGCATAA
- a CDS encoding ATP-binding cassette domain-containing protein: MSLLRLEKVELAFGTHVLFDQVSVNIAAGDRIGLLGRNGAGKSSLLRMIANRQQPDSGQVWRTAGLCVAELLQELPDATEQTVYDWVASGLQEAGEYLSQYHHLLTEDLSDAAVLARLQQVQTALEAADGWRLQQRVDSVLTRLQLPADAALSSLSGGWRRRAALARALVQQPDILLLDEPTNHLDIEAITWLEQEISNFPGAVILVTHDRSFLQKTATQIWEVDRGQVFVWRGDYRGFLDYREQRLASEEKTNSEFDKKLAEEERWIRTGVKARRTRNEGRVRALEKMREQRAARREQTGSARMQLDQAAQSGKLIAELDRVSFSVSERDIIKDLSVSVMRGDRIGLIGPNGSGKSTLLKLILGELSPTAGDIKRGTKLQVAYFDQLRATLDLQATAVDNVGGGRDFIDINGKSLHVISYLNNFLFEAARLRTPVWRLSGGEQNRLILAKLFSQPANLLVLDEPTNDLDLETLELLEELLCDFDGTVLLVSHDRSFVDNVVTSTLVFEGDGVINEYVGGYSDWQAAVANTAKKSTQPVAAQQKAVSSVVAPEKSAVSKLSYKLQRELQELPTKIETLESDIAALTAQMQEPAFYTQTQQQTNTVLEALAKKQTELDACYTRWTELESA; this comes from the coding sequence ATGTCTCTTTTACGCTTAGAAAAAGTCGAACTGGCTTTCGGCACGCATGTGCTGTTCGATCAAGTCAGTGTCAATATTGCCGCCGGTGATCGCATCGGTTTGTTGGGACGCAACGGTGCGGGTAAATCGTCATTGCTGCGCATGATTGCCAATCGCCAACAACCCGATAGCGGCCAAGTGTGGCGCACCGCCGGTTTATGTGTTGCAGAGTTATTGCAAGAATTGCCGGACGCAACGGAACAAACAGTGTATGACTGGGTGGCGAGCGGCTTGCAAGAAGCGGGCGAATATTTATCGCAATACCATCATTTATTGACCGAAGATTTATCGGATGCCGCCGTGTTGGCGCGTTTGCAACAAGTGCAAACCGCGTTAGAAGCCGCTGACGGTTGGCGATTGCAACAGCGCGTGGACAGTGTGTTGACGCGCTTACAGTTGCCGGCGGATGCAGCATTGTCCAGTTTATCGGGCGGGTGGCGTCGTCGCGCAGCTTTAGCGCGCGCACTGGTCCAACAGCCGGATATTTTGTTATTGGATGAACCGACCAACCATCTCGATATCGAAGCGATTACTTGGCTGGAACAAGAGATCAGCAACTTTCCGGGCGCGGTAATTTTGGTGACGCACGATCGCAGTTTTTTGCAAAAAACCGCTACGCAAATTTGGGAAGTGGATCGCGGGCAAGTGTTTGTTTGGCGCGGAGATTATCGTGGCTTTCTCGACTACCGCGAACAGCGTTTAGCTTCCGAAGAAAAAACCAATAGCGAGTTCGATAAAAAGCTTGCCGAAGAAGAGCGTTGGATACGCACGGGTGTTAAAGCGCGGCGCACGCGCAACGAAGGTCGAGTGCGCGCGTTGGAAAAAATGCGTGAACAACGCGCAGCGCGGCGTGAACAAACCGGCTCTGCGCGTATGCAGCTCGATCAAGCGGCGCAGTCGGGCAAGTTGATTGCGGAGTTGGATCGCGTCAGTTTTTCGGTGAGCGAGCGCGACATCATCAAAGATTTGTCTGTCTCGGTGATGCGCGGTGATCGCATCGGTTTGATCGGCCCGAATGGCAGCGGCAAAAGCACGCTGCTGAAATTAATTCTCGGCGAGTTGTCACCTACAGCAGGTGACATTAAACGCGGCACAAAACTGCAAGTAGCGTATTTCGATCAATTGCGCGCCACTTTAGATTTGCAAGCCACGGCGGTGGACAATGTCGGCGGTGGACGCGATTTTATCGACATCAATGGCAAGTCATTGCATGTCATCAGTTATCTGAATAACTTTTTATTTGAAGCGGCGCGTTTGCGCACGCCAGTGTGGCGTTTGTCGGGTGGCGAACAAAACCGTTTGATTTTGGCGAAGTTATTCAGCCAACCCGCAAATTTGTTGGTGTTGGATGAGCCGACTAACGATTTGGATTTAGAAACACTAGAGTTGTTGGAAGAATTGCTGTGCGATTTTGATGGCACGGTGTTGTTGGTCAGTCACGATCGCAGCTTTGTCGATAACGTCGTCACCAGCACCTTGGTATTTGAAGGCGATGGAGTCATCAACGAATACGTCGGCGGCTACAGTGATTGGCAGGCAGCGGTAGCCAACACTGCAAAAAAATCCACACAGCCCGTAGCGGCACAGCAAAAAGCTGTGTCATCGGTTGTTGCGCCAGAAAAATCAGCGGTCAGTAAGTTGTCGTATAAATTGCAGCGCGAGTTACAAGAACTGCCGACAAAAATTGAAACGCTGGAAAGTGACATCGCCGCGCTGACGGCGCAGATGCAAGAACCGGCTTTCTACACGCAAACGCAGCAGCAAACTAATACCGTGCTGGAAGCGTTGGCAAAAAAACAGACGGAATTGGATGCTTGCTATACGCGCTGGACGGAGTTGGAGAGCGCTTAG